Proteins from one Ipomoea triloba cultivar NCNSP0323 chromosome 1, ASM357664v1 genomic window:
- the LOC115996292 gene encoding endo-1,3;1,4-beta-D-glucanase-like — protein sequence MSGPQCFTNPPTLSSTAGSGSLQEIAGIKTYVSGSQDSKLAILMISDAFGYEAPKLRKLADKVAGAGFLVVVPDLFYGDPFNDQKYATAVQSWLAAHPPSRGCDDARTLVETLKNMGVSSVGATGFCWGGMVVAKLAKSYCIGAAVILHPGKISVEEIEEVKVPTAILGAEFDHICPAELIKQLGDALSTKPEIDSFVKVFPGVKHGWTLRYDDEDEEAIRVAEEAHSDMLNWLTNYIK from the exons ATGTCAGGGCCACAGTGCTTTACCAATCCACCAACCCTCAGCTCAACAGCTGGATCTGGGAGCCTACAAGAGATTGCAGGCATTAAGACTTATGTTTCTGGTtcccaagattccaagcttgccATCCTTATGATTTCTGATGCCTTTG GTTATGAAGCACCAAAGTtgag GAAGCTCGCGGACAAGGTTGCGGGCGCCGGATTCTTGGTGGTGGTTCCCGATCTGTTCTACGGCGATCCGTTTAACGACCAAAAATATGCCACCGCAGTTCAGTCGTGGCTGGCGGCTCATCCACCG AGCAGAGGATGCGATGATGCCAGAACATTAGTTGAAACCTTGAAGAACATGGGAGTTTCCTCCGTAGGGGCCACTGGATTTTGTTGGGGAG GGATGGTGGTTGCAAAATTGGCTAAATCATATTGCATTGGAGCTGCCGTTATCTTGCATCCCGGTAAAATTTCAGTAGAGGAGATTGAAG AGGTTAAGGTTCCAACGGCCATACTAGGTGCAGAGTTTGATCATATATGCCCGGCAGAGCTGATTAAACAACTGGGCGATGCTTTATCTACAAAGCCTGAG ATTGATAGCTTCGTGAAGGTATTCCCTGGAGTAAAACATGGATGGACATTGCGATACGATGACGAGGATGAAGAAGCTATCAGAGTTGCAGAAGAGGCTCACTCGGATATGCTCAACTGGCTAACCAACTACATCAAGTGA